One Leptospira bouyouniensis DNA window includes the following coding sequences:
- a CDS encoding cupin domain-containing protein, translating into MATIVRKQETIQDKDQVKEFLTKKGLVYESFKTPESLDLILGQKGLSDAEKEEVLSGLEYRFDQLKKEHGYKANDLVVLHDEVPGINEMLAKFDKLHIHTDEEVRYIIDGSGIFGFIINGERFEVHVGKGDFISIPANTNHWFTLDQNVRIKAVRYFKDNSGWTPVYVDESKVLINA; encoded by the coding sequence ATGGCAACGATAGTGAGAAAACAAGAAACGATCCAGGACAAAGACCAAGTGAAGGAATTCCTTACCAAAAAAGGCCTTGTGTACGAGTCTTTTAAAACTCCTGAATCCTTGGATTTAATCCTTGGCCAAAAAGGTTTATCCGATGCGGAAAAAGAAGAAGTACTTTCTGGTTTGGAATACCGTTTTGACCAATTGAAAAAAGAGCATGGTTACAAAGCAAACGACCTCGTGGTTCTACATGACGAAGTCCCAGGAATCAATGAAATGCTCGCCAAATTTGACAAACTCCACATTCATACAGATGAAGAAGTTCGTTATATCATCGATGGGAGTGGAATTTTTGGATTCATCATCAATGGGGAACGTTTTGAAGTCCATGTTGGAAAAGGTGATTTTATCTCCATCCCTGCTAACACGAACCACTGGTTCACTTTGGACCAAAACGTTCGCATCAAAGCGGTTCGTTACTTCAAAGACAATTCTGGTTGGACTCCCGTATACGTAGATGAGTCAAAAGTTTTAATCAACGCCTAA
- a CDS encoding bactofilin family protein: MKDESIDTIISDDITFRGTLSFNQTLKIKGQFKGTITSHGKLIIDETGDVEADVEVGSLVVHGNLKGNVDAKEKVELKKNGKVVGDIKTPGLEVEFGSKIIGNCIM; this comes from the coding sequence ATGAAAGACGAATCGATAGACACTATTATAAGCGATGACATCACGTTTCGCGGAACACTTTCCTTTAACCAAACATTAAAAATCAAAGGCCAATTCAAAGGCACCATTACTTCTCATGGCAAACTCATCATCGACGAAACAGGTGATGTCGAAGCAGATGTGGAAGTGGGAAGTCTAGTGGTACATGGTAATCTCAAAGGCAATGTTGATGCGAAAGAAAAAGTGGAACTAAAAAAGAATGGAAAAGTGGTAGGAGATATCAAAACTCCTGGACTTGAAGTGGAATTTGGTTCCAAAATCATTGGCAATTGCATCATGTAA
- the nuoL gene encoding NADH-quinone oxidoreductase subunit L: MLDLFPIVVLLPLLGFLHNGLLKDKIPHRFAGAIGTLAVFIPFLITLGAFNEFNPIERTAPHLVPVFDWIVIGNFKSSFGYQIDQLSLYMTLIITGIGSLIHLYSMGYMKGNKGYNRFFAYLNLFIFCMLNLVLSDNLVLTFLGWEGVGLASYLLIGFDFDKASAAEAGMKAFILNRIGDVGFILGTGFLFWLGGSLQYLTLQTNLNGLGIFSEYANLIALFFFIAAMGKSAQIPLYVWLPDAMAGPTPVSALIHAATMVTAGVFLIVRLNFVFYLAPDTSFFIACIGASTALFAATIGLLQNDIKKILAYSTVSQLGFMFLAMGSMSYVAGLFHLMTHAFFKALLFLGAGSVIHALHHEQNIKHMGKLFGKIKVTSITFLLGTLAIAGFFPFSGFFSKDLILEKTYSYGAFGSVLWTVGVVAAFFTSFYMFRLVFVVFFGKDNTDSHHKIHESPWTMTFPLVILAIGAVFVGFLQTPHFFLHIDSLEQYFAPVLRSGLELATENGTLVKHMELTHDVEFTLAMFSLGVASVGLIIAYWVYQKKQSQVLEEHTGFRKILFHKYYIDELYDLFFVKPYVFVSKLIAYTIDTKILDRFFIGIGGSFGVIANGLRRLQSGFIGDYALYVVLGTFCILVYLLTRGV, translated from the coding sequence ATGTTAGATTTATTTCCAATTGTTGTCCTTCTCCCTCTCCTTGGTTTTTTGCATAATGGTCTATTAAAAGATAAGATCCCACATCGATTTGCAGGTGCCATCGGAACCTTGGCAGTTTTCATCCCATTTCTCATCACCTTAGGTGCGTTTAATGAGTTTAATCCAATAGAACGAACTGCACCTCATTTAGTTCCAGTGTTTGATTGGATTGTGATTGGAAATTTTAAATCCTCCTTTGGTTATCAAATAGACCAACTATCTTTGTACATGACCCTTATTATCACAGGCATTGGATCCCTTATCCATTTGTATTCGATGGGGTATATGAAGGGAAACAAAGGATACAATCGATTTTTCGCTTATCTTAATCTTTTTATCTTTTGTATGTTAAACCTTGTCCTTAGTGACAATTTAGTGTTAACCTTTCTTGGCTGGGAAGGAGTAGGGCTTGCTTCCTACTTACTCATTGGTTTTGATTTTGACAAAGCATCAGCTGCCGAAGCAGGGATGAAAGCTTTTATCCTCAATCGGATTGGAGATGTTGGTTTTATTTTAGGAACTGGATTTCTTTTTTGGTTAGGTGGTAGTTTGCAATACCTAACCTTACAAACCAACTTGAATGGGCTTGGTATTTTCTCTGAGTATGCTAATCTCATTGCACTATTTTTTTTCATTGCTGCTATGGGAAAATCAGCACAAATCCCACTTTATGTTTGGTTGCCGGATGCGATGGCCGGTCCTACTCCTGTTTCGGCGCTTATCCATGCGGCAACGATGGTGACAGCTGGAGTTTTTCTCATTGTCCGACTTAATTTTGTATTTTACCTTGCTCCCGATACTTCTTTTTTCATTGCTTGTATTGGAGCATCAACGGCACTATTTGCTGCAACCATTGGACTTTTACAAAACGATATTAAAAAAATCTTAGCGTATTCCACCGTATCCCAGTTAGGTTTTATGTTCCTTGCGATGGGAAGTATGAGTTATGTAGCAGGTCTTTTCCATTTGATGACACATGCTTTTTTTAAGGCATTACTCTTCCTCGGTGCAGGTTCCGTGATCCACGCCCTCCACCATGAACAAAATATCAAACATATGGGAAAGTTATTTGGTAAAATCAAAGTCACATCGATCACATTTTTACTTGGAACTTTGGCCATCGCTGGGTTTTTTCCTTTCTCTGGATTTTTCTCAAAAGATTTGATTTTAGAAAAAACATACAGCTATGGAGCGTTTGGTTCTGTGCTTTGGACTGTCGGAGTGGTTGCTGCTTTTTTCACTTCGTTTTATATGTTCCGTCTTGTGTTTGTTGTATTTTTTGGAAAAGACAATACTGACTCACACCATAAAATCCATGAATCCCCATGGACCATGACCTTTCCACTTGTGATCCTTGCGATAGGCGCTGTGTTTGTTGGATTCTTGCAAACTCCACATTTTTTCCTACATATTGATTCCTTGGAACAATATTTTGCTCCTGTGTTACGTAGTGGTTTAGAGTTAGCGACCGAAAATGGAACTCTCGTCAAACATATGGAACTCACTCATGACGTTGAGTTTACATTGGCAATGTTTTCTCTTGGAGTTGCAAGTGTTGGTCTTATTATAGCATATTGGGTCTACCAAAAGAAACAAAGTCAGGTTCTCGAAGAACACACTGGGTTTCGAAAAATCCTTTTTCACAAATACTACATTGATGAGCTCTATGATTTGTTTTTTGTAAAACCATATGTATTTGTTTCAAAGCTGATCGCATATACAATTGATACAAAAATCTTAGATCGTTTTTTCATTGGGATTGGTGGAAGTTTTGGTGTGATCGCAAATGGACTGAGAAGATTACAATCAGGGTTTATTGGAGATTATGCATTGTATGTAGTTCTCGGTACGTTTTGTATCTTGGTGTATTTGTTAACTAGGGGGGTGTAA
- a CDS encoding complex I subunit 4 family protein has product MPEQILSIIIFLPIVSSLLIVIQKRVGAVVVISALSSAFTTILSVGLFFFYDTSKAGLQFVHWIPDWILSGKLSVDYHVGLDGVSLLLFALTAFMFFLSSIASWSNIPKKIKEFHICLLVLETAVLGVFAAGNLVLFYVFWELMVLPMVLMIGIWGGEDRTKAALKYFLFSMAGSLFMLGGILTLYFKTGKTSIESLSTASLAMYSEPLQWFLFFSFFLAFAIKIPLFPFHTWMPDVHTQAPTVGSVDLAGVLLKIGAYGFIRFCIPFFPEQSLFSQTGVQLLAVIGIVYGSMAALVQTDIKRIIAYSSLSHLGFCILGIFSFTTEGVVGGMLQMISHGVSTGMIFLMIGMIYERAHTRNISEFGGLAGQMPVFSTFFLIAVLSSIGLPGTNGFVGEFLILIGAIKSNVWIGGLAATGVVLGALYLLWFVKRFLFGVSKTIQAKPYKDLTFREIGILSPLVIFIFWIGLYPKPFLEILNLSSNVFLNAATTESISERKQIQKDFLGTGEQRLYPDYLSLGREPKSYEERLGSFQSKFALPNLVSKKETIPIPEDNLENLENSIESDFDLEVTPKENKGN; this is encoded by the coding sequence GTGCCGGAACAAATTTTATCCATCATTATCTTTTTACCAATTGTTTCCTCACTTCTCATTGTAATCCAAAAACGAGTAGGGGCAGTGGTTGTGATATCTGCTCTATCTTCAGCCTTCACGACAATTTTGTCAGTTGGACTCTTTTTCTTTTATGATACATCCAAAGCAGGATTACAGTTTGTCCATTGGATTCCTGATTGGATCCTTTCTGGAAAATTAAGTGTCGATTATCATGTGGGACTTGATGGAGTATCTCTTCTTTTATTTGCTCTCACAGCATTTATGTTTTTTTTGTCGAGTATTGCCTCTTGGTCTAATATTCCCAAAAAAATCAAAGAGTTCCATATCTGTTTGCTTGTATTAGAAACAGCGGTCCTCGGAGTTTTTGCTGCGGGGAACCTCGTTTTATTTTACGTATTTTGGGAATTGATGGTGCTCCCGATGGTTCTGATGATTGGGATTTGGGGTGGTGAAGATCGAACAAAAGCTGCTCTCAAATACTTTTTGTTTTCCATGGCTGGTTCCTTGTTTATGTTAGGTGGAATCCTTACTCTTTATTTTAAAACAGGAAAAACTTCCATTGAATCATTATCAACGGCAAGCCTTGCCATGTATTCAGAACCATTACAATGGTTTTTGTTTTTTAGCTTTTTTCTAGCTTTTGCGATCAAAATTCCACTTTTCCCTTTCCACACTTGGATGCCGGATGTCCATACTCAAGCACCTACGGTTGGTTCGGTGGATCTTGCAGGTGTTTTATTAAAAATTGGAGCTTACGGATTCATTCGGTTTTGTATTCCATTTTTCCCAGAACAAAGTTTGTTTTCCCAGACAGGTGTACAACTCCTTGCCGTGATTGGGATTGTATACGGATCAATGGCAGCCCTTGTGCAAACTGATATCAAACGTATCATTGCCTATAGTTCTTTATCTCACCTTGGGTTTTGTATCCTTGGGATTTTTTCTTTTACGACAGAAGGTGTAGTGGGTGGGATGTTACAAATGATTTCCCACGGAGTTTCCACGGGTATGATCTTTCTAATGATTGGGATGATCTATGAGAGAGCTCATACTAGAAACATATCTGAGTTTGGTGGTCTAGCAGGCCAGATGCCAGTTTTTTCCACTTTTTTTCTCATCGCTGTTTTATCATCGATTGGACTACCAGGAACAAATGGATTTGTAGGTGAGTTTCTCATCTTAATTGGTGCCATCAAATCGAATGTTTGGATAGGTGGGTTAGCGGCAACAGGCGTTGTACTCGGTGCCTTGTATTTATTATGGTTTGTAAAACGATTTCTATTTGGAGTGAGTAAAACCATCCAAGCAAAACCTTACAAAGACTTAACCTTCCGGGAAATCGGAATCTTAAGTCCACTCGTGATTTTTATCTTTTGGATTGGACTTTACCCAAAACCTTTTTTAGAAATTTTAAATTTATCTTCCAATGTGTTTTTGAATGCAGCAACGACCGAATCTATTTCGGAACGCAAACAAATCCAAAAAGATTTTTTAGGAACAGGCGAACAAAGGTTATATCCTGACTATCTTAGTTTGGGAAGAGAACCGAAGTCTTATGAAGAAAGACTAGGTTCGTTTCAATCAAAGTTTGCACTTCCTAATTTGGTTTCCAAAAAAGAAACAATTCCGATACCGGAAGACAATTTGGAGAATTTAGAAAACTCCATCGAATCTGATTTTGATTTGGAAGTAACTCCAAAAGAGAATAAAGGAAATTAA
- the recJ gene encoding single-stranded-DNA-specific exonuclease RecJ yields the protein MHHVTKVHFGPYLSEVRTKVDSKRPILRYLVDRREGLKNTHPKELLVSDFSCLHSPFSLPDIDLAISLLLSYAKSNQKILLYGDRDSDGVSSTCLLAFFLRSHPEFINANLEVLVSSESDPYGLCKEAITKIKKSKPDLLVTLDFGSSQADEIDSLTKEGIQVIVLDHHEVPVRIPKNCALVNPRRLDSNYPEKKICTAVLSFKLVSAILFRLSSEWNQIYSKTMIDENGTTETQYFQNGIKCSKEQLDSYQNQKNSESLDISKTLPYPEDFTTNIPLDDERKLFFYQCQKIPNFFNQLEEETDLAGIGTITDMMPLIGENRHFVKLALDSLTKLYIGDKKRKGLKELLKELKLNPNGITTKDLGWSIGPVVNAAGRMGKTEEAVSLLLSESETEAKTRAKLLLSINEERKERTKRNMDRVERYFARKQERTTHEVLYCYEPDMEPGVSGIVATRMVDTYKKPAIFIAPDNGDARGSIRSYGPENVLILLESLSEYFLHFGGHPEAGGFSISIDQIPKFEAALYEKAKLWLDEDKDRPTEHLIQTDFTVLPEEMGDKLLKEWKDLEPFGQGNPDIKLGIKNAKAIHLTPLSGGKHVRFHIVGSGSLKYMIWNKGEEFQSFMSKQGSFDLVGSLEENFFQGRTSLQFIVEWFGKSEI from the coding sequence TTGCATCATGTAACAAAGGTTCACTTTGGACCTTATTTGTCCGAAGTTCGAACCAAAGTTGATTCCAAAAGACCCATCCTTCGTTACCTAGTAGACAGAAGGGAGGGACTTAAAAACACCCATCCAAAAGAACTGCTTGTTTCTGATTTTTCTTGTCTTCATTCTCCTTTTTCCCTTCCGGATATCGATCTTGCCATTTCACTGCTTCTCTCTTATGCTAAATCAAACCAAAAAATTCTTCTCTATGGAGACCGCGACTCAGATGGAGTGAGTTCAACTTGTTTACTTGCTTTTTTCTTACGGTCACATCCGGAATTTATCAATGCCAACTTAGAAGTATTGGTTTCATCAGAAAGTGATCCTTATGGACTTTGCAAAGAAGCCATTACCAAAATCAAAAAATCCAAACCGGATTTACTTGTGACTCTAGACTTTGGTTCTAGCCAAGCTGATGAAATTGATTCACTGACAAAAGAAGGGATCCAAGTGATCGTACTTGACCACCATGAAGTGCCGGTGCGTATTCCTAAAAACTGTGCCCTCGTAAATCCAAGGCGTTTGGATTCCAATTACCCTGAGAAAAAAATCTGTACTGCGGTATTATCCTTCAAACTGGTTTCGGCCATTCTCTTTCGACTGAGTTCAGAATGGAACCAGATTTACTCCAAAACAATGATCGATGAAAATGGAACCACAGAAACTCAATACTTTCAAAATGGAATCAAATGTTCCAAAGAACAATTGGATTCCTACCAGAATCAAAAGAACTCTGAATCCCTTGATATTTCAAAAACCCTTCCTTATCCAGAAGATTTTACCACCAACATTCCGTTAGATGATGAAAGGAAATTATTTTTTTACCAATGCCAAAAAATTCCAAATTTTTTTAATCAATTAGAAGAAGAAACAGATCTAGCAGGGATAGGTACCATCACCGACATGATGCCACTCATTGGTGAAAATAGACATTTTGTCAAATTGGCATTGGATTCCCTCACAAAACTTTACATTGGTGACAAAAAGAGAAAAGGATTAAAAGAACTATTAAAGGAACTCAAACTTAACCCCAATGGCATCACTACAAAAGATTTGGGTTGGTCCATTGGCCCTGTTGTGAATGCCGCAGGTCGGATGGGAAAAACAGAAGAAGCTGTATCCTTACTTTTGTCAGAGTCAGAAACCGAGGCCAAAACACGGGCAAAACTACTCCTTTCCATCAACGAAGAACGAAAGGAAAGGACCAAACGAAATATGGACCGAGTGGAACGTTATTTCGCAAGAAAACAGGAACGAACAACCCATGAAGTGCTTTATTGTTATGAACCTGATATGGAGCCGGGTGTGAGTGGGATTGTAGCTACAAGAATGGTGGATACGTATAAAAAACCTGCCATCTTCATAGCACCTGACAATGGTGATGCGAGGGGTAGTATCAGATCTTATGGACCAGAAAACGTCCTAATCTTACTTGAATCACTATCAGAATATTTTTTGCATTTTGGCGGTCATCCTGAAGCAGGTGGATTTTCTATCTCTATCGACCAAATCCCAAAATTTGAAGCTGCATTATATGAAAAGGCAAAACTTTGGTTAGACGAAGACAAAGATAGGCCAACTGAACATTTAATACAAACCGATTTTACAGTTTTACCCGAAGAAATGGGAGACAAACTATTAAAAGAATGGAAAGACTTAGAACCCTTTGGCCAAGGTAATCCCGATATCAAACTGGGAATTAAAAATGCAAAGGCTATTCACCTAACACCACTCAGTGGAGGCAAACATGTCAGGTTCCATATTGTGGGGAGTGGTTCGTTAAAATATATGATTTGGAACAAAGGAGAAGAATTCCAATCATTTATGTCAAAACAAGGGAGTTTCGATTTGGTGGGAAGTTTAGAAGAAAACTTTTTCCAAGGAAGAACCAGTTTGCAGTTTATCGTAGAATGGTTTGGAAAATCTGAGATTTAA
- a CDS encoding NADH-quinone oxidoreductase subunit N, translated as MSYTPSSNDLIAISPMLILCGVALLSLVVQFLIPKEEEGKPLWVLSVLGILVAMYALYHTTNSPGYGKFFGSQVSISPLTVWLSAIYLLAGLITLLIAPPFLSQHKTLFPEFFPLLLFCLSGMMFLTSGYDLIVIFVGLEILSLALYVMIGMARTSVSSLESAMKYFLLGTFSSGFMLLGIAFLYGGSGTTNLDGALRGIFLKGYESNFSKLGLGLFLVGVSFKAALVPFHSWTPDVYEGAQTPITGFMASAGKASALGLFIILFNHVPIGEIGNVWKFLMGTIALVSMTWGNIVALKQENLKRMLAYSSISHAGYIVAGISCGAGLEALYYLFSYSLLNLAAFAIISYLEQGKHEVTVNGISHLSGEHPLTALALSVIFLSFAGFPPLIGFWTKLFLLQKIAESDLLFNRILLFGAVANSCIAFYYYMKITIQSYMKQETGVVAGVRDIPSMPTLGFLVFLLCLFFTAGWIFFQPGTLL; from the coding sequence ATGTCATATACTCCCTCATCGAATGACTTAATTGCAATATCACCCATGCTCATTTTATGTGGGGTGGCTTTACTTTCTCTTGTGGTTCAGTTTTTGATTCCAAAAGAAGAGGAAGGAAAACCACTTTGGGTCCTTTCCGTCCTTGGCATCCTTGTCGCGATGTATGCTCTCTATCACACAACAAATTCTCCCGGTTATGGTAAATTTTTTGGTTCGCAAGTTTCGATTAGCCCACTAACAGTTTGGCTCAGTGCCATCTACCTCTTGGCAGGACTTATTACTTTACTCATTGCGCCGCCATTTTTATCCCAACACAAAACTTTATTCCCAGAGTTTTTTCCCTTACTCTTGTTTTGTTTGTCAGGTATGATGTTTTTAACATCAGGTTATGACTTGATCGTGATCTTTGTGGGATTGGAAATCCTTTCCTTGGCATTGTATGTGATGATTGGGATGGCTCGGACTTCCGTTTCGTCATTGGAAAGTGCAATGAAATACTTTTTACTGGGAACCTTTAGTTCTGGTTTTATGTTACTTGGAATTGCTTTTTTGTATGGTGGTTCCGGTACTACGAACTTAGATGGTGCACTCCGAGGAATATTTTTAAAAGGATACGAATCAAATTTTTCTAAACTTGGACTTGGGCTTTTTTTAGTGGGAGTTTCATTTAAGGCAGCACTTGTACCATTTCACTCGTGGACTCCTGATGTGTACGAAGGAGCTCAAACACCGATCACTGGTTTTATGGCGAGTGCGGGAAAAGCCTCTGCCCTTGGACTTTTCATTATCCTTTTTAATCATGTTCCCATCGGGGAGATTGGTAATGTTTGGAAATTCCTTATGGGAACAATTGCTCTAGTTTCCATGACTTGGGGTAATATTGTCGCTTTAAAACAAGAAAATCTGAAACGGATGTTAGCTTATTCATCAATTTCCCATGCAGGGTATATTGTTGCAGGGATATCCTGTGGGGCAGGTCTTGAAGCATTGTATTATCTTTTTTCTTATTCGCTACTGAATTTAGCTGCCTTTGCCATAATCTCATATTTAGAACAAGGGAAACATGAGGTGACAGTGAATGGGATATCTCACTTAAGCGGTGAACACCCGTTAACGGCACTCGCACTCAGTGTGATTTTTTTATCTTTTGCAGGATTTCCTCCACTCATTGGTTTTTGGACAAAACTTTTCCTTTTACAAAAAATTGCAGAGTCTGACCTACTATTCAATCGTATCCTCCTCTTTGGGGCAGTTGCGAACTCTTGCATTGCTTTTTATTACTACATGAAAATTACAATCCAATCCTATATGAAACAAGAGACTGGGGTCGTGGCGGGAGTTCGTGACATCCCAAGTATGCCAACCCTAGGGTTTCTTGTGTTTTTGCTTTGTCTGTTTTTCACTGCGGGTTGGATTTTCTTCCAACCGGGAACCCTTTTGTGA